Proteins encoded in a region of the Phocoena phocoena chromosome X, mPhoPho1.1, whole genome shotgun sequence genome:
- the FLNA gene encoding filamin-A isoform X4 yields MPATEKDLAEDAPWKKIQQNTFTRWCNEHLKCVSKRIANLQTDLSDGLRLIALLEVLSQKKMHRKHNQRPTFRQMQLENVSVALEFLERESIKLVSIDSKAIVDGNLKLILGLIWTLILHYSISMPMWDEEEDEEAKKQTPKQRLLGWIQNKLPQLPITNFSRDWQSGRALGALVDSCAPGLCPDWDSWDASKPVNNAREAMQQADDWLGIPQVITPEEIVDPNVDEHSVMTYLSQFPKAKLKPGAPLRPKLNPKKARAYGPGIEPTGNMVKKRAEFTVETRSAGQGEVLVYVEDPAGHQEEAKVTANNDKNRTFSVWYVPEVTGTHKVTVLFAGQHIAKSPFEVYVDKSQGDASKVTAQGPGLEPSGNIANKTTYFEIFTAGAGTGEVEVVIQDPTGRKGTVEPQLEARGDSTYRCSYQPAVEGVHTVHVTFAGVPIPRSPYTVTVGQACNPGACRAIGRGLQPKGVRVKETADFKVYTKGAGSGELKVTVKGPKGEERVKQKDLGDGVYGFEYYPMVPGTYTVTITWGGQNIGRSPFEVKVGTECGNQKVRAWGPGLEGGVVGKSADFVVEAIGDDVGTLGFSVEGPSQAKIECDDKGDGSCDVRYWPQEAGEYAVHVLCNSEDIRLSPFMADIREAPQDFHPDRVKARGPGLEKTGVAVNKPAEFTVDAKHGGKAPLRVQVQDNEGCPVEAVVKDNGNGTYSCSYVPRKPVKHTAMVSWGGVSVPSSPFRVNVGAGSHPNKVKVYGPGVAKTGLKAHEPTYFTVDCTEAGQGDVSIGIKCAPGVVGPAEADIDFDIIRNDNDTFTVKYTPRGAGSYTIMVLFADQATPTSPIRVKVDPSHDASKVKAEGPGLSRTGVELGKPTHFTVNAKAAGKGKLDVQFSGLAKGDAVRDVDLVDHHDNTYTVKYTPVQQGPVGVSVTYGGDPIPKSPFSVAVSPSLDLSKIKVSGLGEKVDVGKDQEFTVKSKGAGGQGKVVSKIVGPSGTAVPCKVEPGLGADNSVVRFVPREEGPYEVEVTYDGVPVPGSPFSLEAVPPTKPSKVKAFGPGLQGGSAGSPARFTIDTKGAGTGGLGLTVEGPCEAQLECLDNGDGTCSVSYVPTEPGDYNINILFADTHIPGSPFKAHVVPCFDPSKVKCSGPGLERATAGEAGQFHVDCSSAGSAELTIEIRSEAGLPAEVHIQDHGDGTHTITYIPLCPGAYTVTIKYGGQPVPNFPSKLQVEPAVDTSGVQCYGPGIEGQGVFREATTEFSVDARALTQTGGPHVKARVANPSGNLTETYVQDCGDGTYKVEYTPYEEGLHSVDVTYDGSPVPSSPFQVPVTEGCDPSRVRVHGPGIQSGTTNKPNKFTVETRGAGTGGLGLAVEGPSEAKMSCMDNKDGSCSVEYVPYEAGTYSLNVTYGGHQVPGSPFKVPVHDVTDASKVKCSGPGLSPGMVRANLPQSFQVDTSKAGVAPLQVKVQGPKGLVEPVDVVDNADGTQTVNYVPSREGPYSISVLYGEEEVPRSPFKVKVLPTHDASKVKASGPGLNTTGVPASLPVEFTIDAKDAGEGLLAVQITDPEGKPKKTHIQDNHDGTYTVAYVPDVTGRYTILIKYGGDEIPFSPYRVRAVPAGDASKCTVTGAGIGPTIQIGEETVITVDTKAAGKGKVTCTVCTPDGSEVDVDVVENEDGTFDIFYTAPQPGKYVICVRFGGEHVPNSPFQVTAPERPLVGVNGLDVTSLRPFDLVIPFTIKKGEITGEVRMPSGKVAQPAITDNKDGTVTVRYAPSEAGLHEMDIRYDSMHIPGSPLQFYVDYVNCGHVTAYGPGLTHGVVNKPAVFTVNTKDAGEGGLSLAIEGPSKAEISCTDNHDGTCSVSYLPVLPGDYSILVKYNEQHIPGSPFTARVTGDDSMRMSHLKVGSAADIPINISETDLSLLTATVVPPSGREEPCLLKRLRNGRVGISFVPKETGEHLVHVKKNGQHVASSPIPVVISQSEIGDASRVRVSGQGLHEGHTFEPAEFIIDTRDAGYGGLSLSIEGPSKVDINTEDLEDGTCRVTYCPTEPGNYIINIKFADQHVPGSPFSVKVTGEGRVKESITRRRRAPSVANVGSHCDLSLKIPEISIQDMTAQVTSPSGKSHEAEIVEGENHTYCIRFVPAEMGMHTVSVKYKGQHVPGSPFQFTVGPLGEGGAHKVRAGGPGLERAEAGVPAEFSIWTREAGAGGLAIAVEGPSKAEISFEDRKDGSCGVAYVVQEPGDYEVSVKFNEEHIPDSPFVVPVASPSGDARRLTVSSLQESGLKVNQPASFAVSLNGAKGAIDAKVHSPSGALEECYVTEIDQDKYAVRFIPRENGIYLIDVKFNGTHIPGSPFKIRVGEPGHGGDPGLVSAYGAGLEGGVTGSPAEFIVNTSNAGAGALSVTIDGPSKVKMDCQECPEGYRVTYTPMAPGSYLISIKYGGPYHIGGSPFKARVTGHRLVSNHSLHETSSVFVDSLTKTASAPQHGAPGPGPTDASKVLAKGVGLSKAYMGQKSSFTVDCSRAGNNMLLVGVHGPRTPCEEILVKHVGSRLYSVSYLLKDKGEYTLVVKWGDEHIPGSPYRVLVP; encoded by the exons ATGCCGGCCACCGAGAAGGACCTGGCGGAGGATGCGCCGTGGAAGAAGATCCAGCAGAACACATTCACGCGTTGGTGCAACGAGCACCTCAAGTGCGTGAGCAAGCGTATCGCCAACCTGCAGACGGACCTGAGCGACGGGCTGCGGCTTATCGCGCTGCTCGAGGTGCTCAGCCAGAAGAAGATGCACCGCAAGCACAACCAGAGGCCCACCTTCCGCCAGATGCAGCTCGAGAATGTGTCGGTGGCGCTCGAGTTCCTGGAGCGCGAGAGCATCAAGCTCGTGTCCATCG ACAGTAAGGCCATAGTGGACGGGAACCTCAAGCTGATCCTGGGCCTCATCTGGACCCTGATCCTGCACTACTCCATCTCCATGCCCATGTGGGacgaggaggaggacgaggaggccAAGAAGCAGACGCCCAAGCAGAGGCTCCTGGGCTGGATCCAGAACAAGCTGCCGCAGCTGCCCATCACCAACTTCAGCCGGGACTGGCAAAGTGGCAGGGCCCTGGGCGCCCTTGTCGACAGCTGTGCCCCGG GCCTGTGCCCTGACTGGGATTCCTGGGATGCCAGCAAGCCCGTGAACAACGCCAGGGAAGCCATGCAGCAGGCCGACGACTGGCTGGGCATCCCTCAG GTGATCACCCCTGAGGAGATCGTGGACCCCAATGTGGATGAGCACTCCGTCATGACCTACCTGTCCCAGTTCCCCAAGGCCAAGCTGAAACCAGGGGCTCCCCTGCGGCCCAAACTGAACCCGAAGAAAGCCCGAGCCTACGGGCCAG GCATCGAGCCCACAGGCAACATGGTGAAGAAGCGGGCAGAGTTCACTGTGGAGACCAGAAGCGCCGGGCAGGGAGAGGTGCTGGTGTACGTGGAGGATCCGGCCGGGCACCAGGAGGAG GCAAAGGTGACCGCCAATAACGACAAGAACCGTACCTTCTCCGTCTGGTATGTCCCCGAGGTGACGGGGACTCATAAG GTCACCGTGCTCTTTGCCGGCCAGCACATCGCCAAGAGCCCCTTCGAGGTGTATGTGGACAAGTCCCAGGGAGATGCCAGCAAAGTGACGGCCCAGGGCCCTGGCCTGGAGCCCAGCGGCAACATCGCCAACAAGACCACCTACTTTGAGATCTTCACGGCGG GAGCGGGGACAGGCGAGGTGGAAGTGGTGATCCAGGACCCCACAGGACGGAAGGGTACCGTGGAGCCTCAGCTGGAGGCCCGGGGTGACAGCACGTATCGCTGCAGCTACCAGCCCGCCGTGGAGGGCGTCCACACGGTGCATGTCACCTTCGCTGGTGTGCCCATCCCTCGCAGCCCCTACACTGTCACTGTTGGCCAAG CTTGTAACCCAGGGGCCTGCCGCGCCATCGGCCGGGGCCTCCAGCCCAAGGGTGTGCGAGTGAAGGAGACTGCCGACTTCAAGGTGTACACGAAGGGCGCGGGCAGTGGGGAGCTGAAGGTCACCGTGAAGGGTCCCA AGGGCGAGGAGCGCGTGAAACAGAAGGACCTGGGGGATGGTGTCTATGGCTTCGAGTATTACCCCATGGTCCCCGGCACATACACTGTCACCATCACGTGGGGCGGCCAGAACATTGGGCGCAG TCCCTTCGAGGTGAAGGTGGGCACCGAGTGTGGCAATCAGAAGGTGCGGGCTTGGGGCCCCGGGCTGGAGGGCGGCGTCGTTGGCAAGTCCGCAGACTTTGTGGTGGAGGCCATTGGGGACGACGTGGGCACCCTGG GCTTCTCTGTGGAGGGCCCGTCGCAGGCCAAGATCGAATGTGATGACAAGGGCGATGGCTCCTGTGATGTGCGCTACTGGCCCCAGGAGGCTGGCGAGTATGCCGTGCACGTGCTGTGCAACAGTGAAGACATCCGCCTCAGCCCCTTCATGGCCGACATCCGCGAGGCGCCCCAGGATTTCCATCCAGACAGG GTGAAGGCACGTGGGCCTGGATTGGAGAAGACGGGTGTGGCCGTCAACAAGCCGGCAGAGTTCACGGTGGATGCCAAGCACGGCGGGAAGGCTCCTCTCAGGGTCCAAGTCCAG GACAACGAGGGCTGCCCCGTGGAGGCAGTGGTCAAGGACAACGGCAACGGCACTTACAGCTGCTCCTACGTGCCCCGGAAGCCGGTGAAGCACACGGCCATGGTGTCCTGGGGAGGCGTCAGCGTCCCCAGCAGCCCCTTTCGG GTGAATGTGGGAGCCGGCAGCCACCCAAACAAGGTCAAGGTGTACGGCCCAGGAGTGGCCAAGACGGGACTCAAGGCTCACGAGCCCACCTACTTCACTGTGGACTGCACGGAGGCCGGCCAGG GTGACGTCAGCATCGGCATCAAGTGTGCCCCCGGCGTGGTGGGCCCCGCCGAGGCCGACATTGACTTCGACATCATCCGCAATGACAACGACACCTTCACGGTCAAGTACACACCCCGCGGGGCTGGCAGCTACACCATCATGGTCCTCTTCGCCGACCAG GCCACGCCCACCAGCCCCATTCGGGTCAAGGTGGACCCCTCCCATGACGCCAGCAAGGTGAAGGCCGAGGGCCCTGGCCTCAGTCGTACCG GTGTCGAGCTTGGCAAACCCACCCACTTCACGGTCAATGCCAAAGCCGCCGGCAAAGGCAAGCTGGATGTCCAGTTCTCGGGGCTGGCCAAGGGGGATGCGGTGCGTGATGTGGACCTCGTTGACCACCATGACAATACCTATACTGTCAAGTACACCCCGGTGCAGCAG GGCCCAGTGGGTGTCAGTGTCACTTATGGAGGGGATCCTATCCCCAAGAGCCCCTTCTCGGTGGCGGTGTCTCCAAGCCTGGACCTCAGCAAGATCAAGGTGTCCGGCCTGGGAGAGA AGGTGGATGTTGGCAAAGACCAGGAGTTCACAGTCAAGTCGAAGGGCGCCGGTGGCCAAGGCAAAGTGGTGTCCAAGATTGTGGGCCCCTCGGGGACAGCAGTGCCCTGCAAGGTGGAGCCAGGCCTAGGGGCTGACAACAGCGTGGTGCGTTTTGTGCCCCGTGAGGAGGGGCCCTACGAGGTCGAGGTGACCTACGACGGCGTGCCTGTGCCTGGAAGCCCCTTTTCTCTCGAAGCTGTGCCCCCCACCAAGCCTAGCAAG gtgAAAGCCTTTGGGCCGGGGCTGCAGGGGGGCAGTGCAGGCTCCCCTGCCCGCTTCACCATCGACACCAAGGGCGCCGGCACGGGCGGCCTGGGCCTGACAGTGGAGGGCCCCTGTGAGGCCCAGCTTGAGTGCCTGGACAACGGGGACGGCACGTGCTCTGTGTCCTACGTGCCTACGGAGCCCGGGGACTACAACATCAACATCCTCTTCGCTGACACCCACATCCCCGGCTCCCCGTTCAAGGCCCACGTGGTTCCCTGCTTTGACCCATCCAAGGTCAAGTGCTCGGGCCCCGGGCTGGAGCGCGCCACAGCCGGTGAGGCGGGCCAGTTCCACGTGGACTGCTCGAGTGCAGGCAGCGCAGAGCTGACCATTGAGATCCGCTCCGAGGCGGGGCTGCCAGCCGAGGTGCACATCCAGGACCACGGCGACGGCACACACACCATCACCTACATCCCCCTGTGCCCCGGGGCCTACACTGTCACCATCAAGTACGGCGGCCAGCCCGTGCCCAACTTCCCCAGCAAGCTGCAGGTGGAGCCCGCAGTGGACACCTCAGGCGTCCAGTGCTACGGGCCCGGGATTGAGGGCCAAG GCGTCTTCCGAGAAGCCACCACTGAGTTCAGTGTGGATGCCCGGGCTCTGACGCAGACCGGAGGGCCGCACGTCAAGGCTCGCGTGGCCAACCCCTCGGGCAACCTGACCGAGACCTACGTGCAGGACTGTGGCGACGGCACGTACAAAGTGGAGTACACGCCTTACGAGGAGG GACTCCACTCTGTGGATGTGACCTACGACGGCAGCCCTGTGCCCAGCAGCCCCTTCCAGGTGCCCGTGACCGAGGGCTGTGACCCCTCCCGAGTGCGCGTCCACGGGCCGGGCATCCAAAGCGGCACCACCAACAAGCCCAACAAGTTCACCGTGGAGACCAG GGGAGCTGGCACagggggcctgggcctggctgtAGAGGGCCCCTCCGAGGCCAAGATGTCCTGCATGGACAACAAGGACGGCAGCTGCTCGGTCGAGTACGTCCCCTATGAGGCCGGCACCTACAGCCTTAACGTCACCTACGGCGGCCATCAGGTGCCAG GCAGTCCTTTCAAGGTCCCTGTGCATGATGTGACAGACGCGTCCAAGGTCAAGTGCTCTGGGCCTGGCCTGAGCCCAGGCATGGTCCGTGCCAACCTCCCTCAGTCCTTCCAGGTGGACACGAGCAAGGCCGGCGTGGCCCCGCTGCAGGTCAAAGTGCAGGGGCCCAAAG gcctggTGGAGCCAGTGGATGTGGTGGACAACGCCGATGGCACCCAGACCGTGAACTACGTGCCCAGCCGTGAGGGGCCCTACAGCATCTCGGTGCTGTACGGGGAAGAAGAGGTGCCCCGAAG CCCCTTCAAGGTCAAGGTGCTACCTACGCACGACGCCAGCAAGGTAAAGGCCAGCGGCCCCGGGCTCAACACCACTGGCGTGCCCGCCAGCCTGCCTGTGGAGTTCACCATCGACGCAAAGGACGCAGGGGAGGGCCTGCTGGCGGTGCAGATCACG GACCCTGAGGGCAAGCCCAAGAAGACGCACATCCAAGACAACCACGACGGCACGTACACGGTGGCCTACGTGCCAGACGTGACGGGCCGCTACACCATCCTCATCAAGTATGGCGGCGATGAGATCCCCTTCTCCCCGTACCGCGTTCGGGCCGTGCCCGCTGGGGATGCCAGCAAGTGCACCGTCACAG GCGCTGGCATCGGCCCCACCATCCAGATTGGGGAGGAGACGGTGATCACCGTGGACACCAAGGCGGCGGGCAAAGGCAAGGTGACCTGCACCGTGTGCACACCCGACGGCTCCGAGGTGGACGTGGACGTGGTAGAGAACGAGGACGGCACCTTTGACATCTTCTATACGGCCCCCCAGCCGGGCAAATATGTCATCTGCGTGCGCTTCGGTGGCGAACACGTGCCCAACAGCCCCTTCCAAGTGACG GCCCCAGAAAGACCGTTGGTGGGTGTCAACGGGCTGGATGTGACCAGCCTGAGGCCCTTCGACCTTGTCATCCCCTTCACCATCAAGAAGGGCGAGATCACTG GGGAGGTGCGGATGCCCTCGGGCAAGGTGGCGCAGCCGGCCATCACCGACAACAAGGATGGCACTGTGACCGTGCGCTACGCACCCAGCGAGGCCGGCCTGCATGAGATGGACATCCGCTACGACAGCATGCACATCCCAG gaAGCCCCCTACAGTTCTACGTGGATTATGTGAACTGCGGCCACGTCACAGCCTACGGGCCTGGCCTCACGCACGGGGTGGTGAACAAGCCTGCCGTCTTCACCGTCAACACCAAGGATGCAGGAGAGG GGGGCTTGTCCCTGGCCATCGAGGGCCCATCCAAAGCAGAAATCAGCTGCACTGACAACCACGACGGGACGTGCAGCGTCTCCTACCTGCCCGTGCTGCCCGGTGACTACAGCATCCTGGTCAAGTACAACGAGCAGCACATCCCGGGCAGCCCCTTCACTGCCAGGGTCACAG GTGACGACTCGATGCGCATGTCCCACCTGAAGGTGGGCTCTGCCGCCGACATCCCCATCAACATCTCGGAGACGGACCTCAGCCTGCTGACGGCCACGGTGGTGCCGCCCTCGGGCCGGGAGGAGCCCTGCCTGCTGAAGCGGCTGCGCAACGGCCGCGTGG GCATCTCATTCGTGCCCAAGGAGACCGGGGAGCACCTGGTGCACGTGAAGAAGAATGGCCAGCATGTGGCGAGCAGCCCCATTCCAGTGGTAATCAGCCAGTCGGAGATTGGGGATGCCAGCCGCGTGCGGGTCTCAGGCCAGGGCCTCCACGAAGGCCACACCTTTGAGCCTGCAGAGTTTATCATCGACACCCGTGATGCAG GCTATGGTGGGCTCAGCCTGTCCATCGAGGGTCCCAGCAAGGTGGACATCAACACAGAGGACCTGGAGGATGGCACATGCAGGGTCACCTACTGCCCCACGGAGCCTGGAAACTATATCATCAACATCAAGTTCGCTGACCAGCACGTGCCCG GCAGCCCCTTCTCCGTGAAGGTGACAGGCGAGGGCCGGGTGAAAGAGAGCATCACACGCAGGCGACGGGCCCCTTCGGTGGCTAACGTTGGCAGTCACTGTGACCTCAGCCTGAAGATCCCTG AAATTAGCATCCAGGACATGACAGCCCAGGTGACCAGCCCATCAGGCAAGAGCCACGAGGCCGAGATTGTGGAAGGGGAGAACCACACCTACTGCATCCGCTTCGTGCCCGCCGAGATGGGCATGCACACCGTCAGCGTCAAGTACAAGGGCCAGCACGTGCCTGGGAGCCCTTTCCAGTTCACCGTAGGGcccctgggggaagggggagcccACAAGGTCCGCGCGGGGGGCCCTGGCCTGGAAAGGGCTGAAGCTGGAGTGCCAG CCGAATTCAGCATTTGGACCAGGGAAGCTGGCGCCGGGGGCCTGGCCATTGCTGTCGAGGGCCCCAGCAAGGCCGAGATCTCCTTCGAGGACCGCAAGGATGGCTCCTGTGGCGTGGCCTATGTGGTCCAGGAGCCAG GTGACTACGAGGTCTCAGTCAAGTTCAACGAGGAGCACATCCCCGATAGCCCTTTTGTGGTGCCTGTGGCTTCTCCGTCTGGTGACGCCCGCCGCCTTACTGTTTCTAGTCTTCAG GAGTCAGGGCTAAAGGTCAACCAGCCAGCCTCTTTTGCAGTCAGCCTGAACGGGGCCAAGGGGGCGATCGATGCCAAGGTGCACAGCCCCTCAGGAGCCCTGGAGGAGTGCTATGTCACAGAGATCGACCAAG ATAAGTACGCCGTGCGCTTTATCCCACGGGAGAATGGCATCTACCTGATTGATGTCAAGTTCAATGGCACCCACATCCCTGGAAGCCCCTTCAAGATCCGAGTTGGGGAGCCTGGGCATGGAGGGGACCCAGGCCTGGTGTCCGCTTACGGAGCGGGCCTGGAAGGCGGCGTCACAG GGAGCCCAGCCGAGTTTATCGTGAACACAAGCAATGCGGGCGCTGGTGCCCTCTCGGTCACAATCGACGGGCCCTCCAAGGTGAAGATGGATTGCCAGGAGTGCCCTGAGGGCTACCGCGTCACCTACACCCCCATGGCACCTGGCAGCTACCTCATCTCCATCAAGTACGGCGGCCCCTACCACATTGGGGGCAGCCCCTTCAAGGCCAGGGTTACAG GTCACCGTCTGGTCAGCAACCACAGCCTCCATGAGACGTCATCAGTGTTTGTGGACTCCCTGACCAAGACTGCCAGTGCCCCCCAGCACGGGGCCCCAGGCCCAGGTCCCACCGATGCCAGCAAGGTGCTGGCCAAGGGTGTGGGGCTGAGCAAGGCCTACATGGGCCAGAAGAGCAGCTTCACGGTGGACTGCAGCAGAGCAG gcaacaACATGCTGCTGGTCGGGGTACACGGGCCCCGGACACCCTGCGAGGAGATCCTGGTGAAGCACGTGGGCAGCAGGCTCTACAGCGTCTCCTACCTGCTCAAGGACAAGGGGGAGTACACGCTGGTGGTCAAATGGGGTGACGAGCACATCCCAGGCAGCCCCTACCGCGTCCTGGTGCCCTGA